The Chitinophagales bacterium genomic sequence TGAAAATCCCAAGACTGTATTTTTTATAAGCCTGATCGTAAAGCCCTAGCAAGCTGGCAAATGATCGATCTCCCATATCGAAAAAACTCACTGCAACAAGCCGGTTTCCCTCGAAAACCGTGAGTTCATAGGTATTGAAAAAATTATGCTGCATGCCCTCGAACAAATAATTCTCAAGATTGCTGTGCACAAAACCTTTAAATTTTTGTGATTGCTCCTGATAAAGCTTTTCCATTTCAGAGGTGATTTGCTCAAGTGGCTGTATGTGATAGCTGAATTGCTTCTTATTTTTATTAAGCAGCTTTCGCATTCGTTTCGGAAAGCTATAAACACTGAGATTGCTTCTGATATTAACTACTGAATACACAGCTTCATCAAGGCAGAGCATTTTGCTCTGATACATCACATTTCCGCCCCTGAACCAGCCCTGGGACAAAAGCTTATCGAGCATTTGCGCATTAAACTGTACCGGATGATAGGACTGAAACATAATTTTTACAAAGTAAAATTGCTTTTGAAAAGCTTTATCTTAGCTGAATTTCCAGTGTTTTAATGGTGAAAAACAGCATTTTTATGTTTTTAAAATTAGAACACTAATCTACACAAAAGATATGTGGAAGTTCCTTAAAATCAGTACAAGTTTATTGTTGATCAGTATTTTTTTAGTGGCTTTGTTTGCCTACTACAATTTTGCGCTGTTGCCCAAAAAACATTATAAAGCAGCAATAGAAACCCCAAAAGTTTACGATGCAATTATTGTCCCCGGTGTACCTTTGGAAGATAAAGACTGGAGCGAAATCATGCAAATGCGGGTATTCTGGTCCTATCATTTGTATCAGAAAGGTATTGCCAAAAACATCATTTATTCAGGTTCAGCAGTTTACACACCATTCTATGAAAGTAAAGTGATGGCACTCTATGCCAAAGAACTCGGTATTCCAGAAGCAAACATTTTCGAAGATAGCCTGGCCGAACACAGTACTGAGAATTTGTATTATTCCTGGAAATTGGCGCAAAAACTGGGCTTTGAAAAAGTGGCATTGACTAGCGATCCATTTCAGTCAATGATGCTTACAACATTCGCAAAAAGAGAAGCACTACCTGTTGATTTTCTTCCGTTTATATTTGATATGCTCAACAAAGAGATTAAGCTTTATACACCGAAAATAGATATTGAAAAAGCTCGTAAACAAAATTTTGAAGCCTTGCCCGAACGAGAAGATTTTTTTGAAAGATTTAAGGGTACTCTTGGTAAAAAACTTATTGAGGAACCATACTGAGCGTTTATTTATTTATCCATATGATTCATTCTATTTTCTGGGTTCACTGCAAATTAAATTTTTAAAAAGCCTATAAAACATTAAATTAGGGGTCATTTTCCACAATATTTTTATTTCATCAACTCCTTTATGAACAAATTTTACCATTTTTCCCTCACGGCAGTATTATTTTTTTTAATCAATACAACATACGGACAAAATCCTCCTGATTACGAGCAGCGCAGAGATACTTATATAGATACTGCTCTGGCCAATTTTGACCCAAATGCCATTACATTGCAGGCATATCGAGGAGAAACTATTGATCAGTCTACTTTGAATAATACCTATGGTATAATGCACACCAAGAGCACCATTGATTTTAATATTGTGAAATTAGTCAGGGTTTTATTTCTGGGCAACGGAACGCATGATTCTGACATATTAAATGCTCTTGACCCAATTCCATTTTGGTACAATTACAGCGACACTTTGCGCGGCTATTGGTCTGAAAACCATATGATTATGTGGATGTCTTCTGATTGGCTCCTGCACGAATCTTATGGAAAAACAGTGGATAATAATTTGGAAAACCGCCTGAAGCATTATTTGCAATTGAAAATTGATTACGGTTTTTACGAGTTTTTCTCCAGCACCTATATGCCTTATTGCCTAAGCGGATTACTAAACCTCGCTGATTTTGCACAGGATCCCATTATTAAAGATTTGGCCACACAAGCAGCTCAGCGCTTGCTCACGGAATTGCTGATGGTAACCAATGATAAAGGTGTGTTTTATCCGGCTGCTGGGCGTAATTATTACGGCAAATATGAAAATCCATACAATCAAAATCATTACAACCTGGTCTATCTTTTGAAGGGTTTTGGCCCGGTTCCTTCAAAAGCATCGCATGGCGGTGGTTTTCTGGCAAGTTCCGGTATTGATGTGAGTGATGTAATCAGTTCCTGGAGAGCAGAAATGGACACTATTTATAAAATCGGGCACAGTATTGATAGTGTAAAGATCATTCACCAGAACCAGTCTCATGTTGACCGTATTATGTTCCAGTGGAGCTCGGGCTGTTATTTCCACCCAGATTTTGCGCAGGAAACCGCGCAATTACATGCCGATTCAAATACCTGGGATCATGTTGATTTTGAACAATTGAATATATTGTCTGGCCTTGATCCTGCCACTATAGGTTCTTTGGCTGCTCAATTGACCTCTATTTCTGAGAGCTCGGTTATTGCAGGGCAGAGTGTTGCGATTTATAAGAATCGTTCAGTAGTGCTCACTTCTATCCAGGATTTTTGGAAAGGCAAGTTGGGCTACCAGCAATTTCCCTTGGCTGCAACTATAGAAAATACTGCAGTTTTTCCGGTTTCAGGAGCACTTGTCAATAGTTGGGGAGATAAACCTTCATCAAATGCCAATGACCACCTCCCCTATGTTGAGCAAAAAAGCAATGTTGCCCTAATGATGTACAGGGGTGAAGAAAAACCATCACTTTTTGGCAATACCATTGGCAGTGTTTCTCTGCACTGGTTTGAAAATGATTTTGATGAAATTACCACCAATGGCTTATGGTTATTGGGGCGGGTAAACAGCAGCTATGTGGCTGTGAAAAGACATTGTGAAGATAAAGACATGGGATTGTATGCCTGTCACCAGCGCGATGGTCAAAGCTGGGCAGTGATTGTCGGCAATGATTCTATGTACGGTAGTTTTTCAAATTTTCAAGCCATTGTTGATCAGGCAGCGTTTGAGGAAAACTGGTATTTTGATGAAAGCACTTCTGAATGGGTTTATTATGCCAGCATCGAATTTGACAACAAGACCATATCGCACGAATGGCGCAACCCCGAACGCTATACTTCCATTAAGGATATAGAAGTGAAGGATGTAGATTTTCAGGTGTATCCCAACCCGGCTCAAAACCAGGTTAATATTGACCTATCAGGAATGCACAGTCAAAATTTGCGATTGAGTGTAAGCAATATGCTGGGACAAACTATTTACAGGGAAAATAATATTGGCACAAATCAAAGCAAAACGCTTGATGTTACTGATTGGTCCGAAGGCGTTTATTTTATAAGTATTGAAGATACAGATCAGCAAAAGCGATATACCAAAAAGCTGATTAAAGTAGATTAAGGATTTTGTGATCAGGTAATTGTCAATTCTATACCATCTAAATAACTTAATCCCAGAATCTGTTTAGCGCTTCCGTTTCTTATTGCAATTTCCAAAAATCCACTGCTTCCAACATAAGCCAGCACTTGCCCTATTTCTACATCGCTAAAAGTGTTTGAAATCTGAGGGATAATGATGTCATTTAATATGACCCGGCCATTTGCTTTTCCCTTGATCATAAAATTACTGATCAGGTTGCCGAATTTATCAATGTATATAATTTTTCCCAGGTAATGCCCATTCTCAGCAGCATTAATTCTGTAAAAGGGTGACTGATATTCCGGGATACTTATATTATCCCCAAAAGAGCGCAGCTCCTCTCCTTTTGAAATATGTGCAGCTACAGGCGCAAAGACATCTCTGCCGTGAAATGTAGCACTTACTTCATCCAGAAAGAACTTGACATTTTTCACTTCAGTCATTTGAATAATTTTCGATTCAGAAAGGACAATATCCAGCACACCATTGTCGGGTGCTACTAAAATATGTTTTTCGGTTTCCACTGCAATAATTTTTCGCAGGGTACCCACTCCCGGATCAATAACAACACAAAACACTGTTTTCTGAGGAAAATAACGATGTGCATTCCACAATACAAATGCTGCATCATCTACACCATGTGAAAATACTTCATGAGAGATGTCAATAATTGGCACATTGGGATTGATTGAGTATATCACTGACTTCATCACAGGTACGTACCAGTCCTTATTTCCGAAATCTGTAAGCAGTGCAATAGGAAGCTTCATATTCTTTACTTTATTTATGATAGGCATTTAAAAAACAAATCTTCTTTTCAAACTACTGAAAGGGGTAATTATTTTCAATTTAGCCATAATTTCATTCCTCAATTTATTATAGTATTTCCGTAAAAATAAAAATTCACAGAAAGGAAATGTATAAAAACTATACTTCTGTTAATTGTATAAAAATTCCCTACTACTTAACCTGAGCTCGATAATTATTTAAGAGCTCAGGTGTAAGAAATTAATTATCTTCACACTGTGCACAGGGATTGAATCATGCAAAACAATTGATTAAATTCGATGTAGTAAAATCACGAATACTGAGAAATTGAACTGATTGTACTAAGGAATGTGTTTCATCACATTATAAGCTATTTTTAAACCAGGGCAACATAACTTAATTGTATAAAATTAAAATATTAATGTGCGCTGTGATGAAAAATAAAACATGAAGAACATAATTTTTATATTTTATATTATATCCTTACTCTACTCTAATACTTTATTTGCCCAAATAGTACAAAACGACACCAGTATTTGTGCAGGTGATTCTGTAATGATTCAGTTTATTGTACCCTGTTATGACAGTATTTACAATGAAAATTTAACCTATGGCGTAGTAGCCGATGTAGAAGGCAATGAGTATAAAACCATACAAATAGGTACTCAGGAATGGATGGCTCAAAACCTCAAAACAGGGACTTACAATAATGGGGATCCAATTATTAGAGTTGCTGACAATACCCAATGGAGTAATCTTGATCAAAATCAAACAGGTGCCTGGGCTTATTTTGACAACGACAGCGCTACTTATGATTGTCCCTATGGAAAGCTCTATAATTTTTATGCATTAGAAGACCCAAGAGGAATTTGCCCTAGTGGTTGGCATATTCCAACGGATGCTGAGTGGAATACATTAAGAGATTTTTTAGATCCTGCTGCGATTGGAAATAACAATATTGCCGGAGGCATGATGAAAAGTGTGGGAACCATGTATTGGGCAGCACCCAATACCGGGGCGACCAACAGCAGCGGCTGGTCGGGTTTGCCCGGAGGGTATCGATTTTCCAATCCGGGTGTTTTTGCCTCATTTGGCAGTGGTGGGTTTTGGTGGAGTGCATCATCGCGGGGAAGAAGTTTAGCCTTTGACGATGCCGTATTATTGGACTACAATCCAAATGACAAAAGATTTGGGCTGTCTTGCAGATGCATAAAAGATTAAACTAAACAAGCTTTTGAAATCCGAATCTATAACATCGGTTTTTTAAAATGAGCATATGAAACGAACATGAATTTTTTTAATCAAAAACTTCACGCATGAGAATGATTAAAATAAATTTATGTGAGAGCGAAGCGGTTCCATCTGTGCAGAAATTTTCCTGCATTTTTGGAGCTTGCAGAAAAATTTCAAACAGATGAAAATAATTGTTCGAAATATTATAATTCTAATACTCTTATTGCTTCCGGCAACATTGTGTGCTCAGGTAGACCCGATATATCAATGGTCAAATGGAGATACCACAGCGATAATAAATGTTTCTCCTGCTCAAACTACTGTTTATTATGTTACAGTTACTTATGGTTCAAGGGTGATTTACGACAGTATCACAGTTGAGGTGGACAGCAATACTTATTCAACTGATACTGTTACAGCCTGTGGAAGCTATACCTGGCGTGACAGTATTACATATACGAGCAATAACAATACCGCAACCGATACCATTTTGAACAGTGCCGGTTGTGACAGCATCATTACATTGGATTTAACCATCCTGAGCCCTACTTATGCAACAATCAATGAAAGTGCCTGCGATACCTTTGTTTCGCCAAGTGGCAATTATACCTGGACCAGCTCTGGTACCTACAATGATACACTGGTCAATTCCGAAGGATGTGATTCGGTTATTACCATCAATCTGGATATTATTGGTGGAAACTTAAATACCGAAAGTATTACAGCATGCGATAGCTACACCTGGCCGGTAAATGGGCAAACATACCTCAACAGCGGCAGTTACAACGATACTTTAACCAGTTCACAAGGCTGTGATTCCGTTCTTGTTCTTGACCTTACAATCAACAACAGTACTTCGAGTTCTCAGACTGTGAGTGAGTGCAATGCTTATACCTGGCAGGTCAATGGGCAAACTTATACAGCAAGTGGCATTTACAGGGATACGCTCCTTAACTCAGTCAATTGCGACAGTGTGCTTACACTTGACCTTACTATTCTAAACAGCAGCACTTCTACAATCAATGAAATGGCCTGTGATTCCTTTATTTCTCCCAGTGGCAATTATACCTGGACCTCAAGTGGATCATACAATGATACTTTGGTCAATTCCCAGGGTTGCGATTCGCTTATCACAGTTAACCTCACAGTAAATTACAGTAGCAGCAATTCAGAAAATATTACAGCCTGTGATGAGTACACCTGGCCGGTAAACGGGCAGACTTATACCACAGGCGGCAGCTATTCCGATACACTCCAAAGTACTGCCGGCTGCGATTCTATTTTAGTATTGAATCTTACAATCAACAACAGTACTTCGAGTACGAATACGGTCAATACCTGTGATGATTATACCTGGGCTGTAAATGGAAACACCTATACCCAAAGCGGGATTTACTACGATACCATCCCAAATGCTATAGCCTGTGATAGTTTCCTCACGCTTGACCTTACAATAGACAACAGCATTGTGAATACCACCGATACTACTGTCTGCGATGAATACACCTGGCCGGTTGACGGACAAAGCTATGATAGCAGCGGCACATACCGCGATACTTTACTCAGTTCTACAGGCTGTGATTCTATCCTGGTTTTAAACCTGACCATTATCCCCAATACCATTTACAATTCTTCCCAAACAGTTTGTGACGCATTTACCTGGTCTTTGAACGGGCAAACCTACACCAACAGCGGTACATACTATGACACTACCGCTATGGCTGTTTGCGACAGTATTGTTGAGCTTGATCTGACCATTCTCAACAGTACTTCATCAAACATCAATGAAACGGCCTGTGATTCTTTTGTTTCCCCAAGTGGCAATTATACCTGGACTTCAAGCGGAACATACAATGACACTTTGCTAAATGCTGTTGGTTGTGATTCACTTATAAGTGTAAACCTGACCATCAACAACAGCTCGAATTCTACAGATAATATTTCTACCTGCAATTCTTATACCTGGCCGGTCAACGGACAAACATACACAACAAGCGGTACTTATGCTGATACTTTGCAAAGTGTGGCAGGATGTGATTCAATCCTTACTTTAATACTCAATATCGGTAGTTCCTACTCTGGTTTTGATACGGTTGTATCCTGCAACTCTTATACCTGGCCCGTAAATGGCATTACCTATACCAATGGCGGTACTTATTACGATACTATTGGCTCGGGTATTGGCTGTGACAGTACTTTTCAATTGGATTTAACCCTGAATTTCAACAGTAGCTCGTCTGAAAATATTACTGCTTGTGATGAATACACCTGGCCGGTGAATGGGCAAAACTATACTACAAGTGGTGTTTATTCTGATACTTTAACAAATACAGCAGCTTGTGATTCTGTCTTAACACTCGACCTGACCATAAACAGTAGCAATTCCATTTCTGAAACTGTTACTGCCTGTGACTCTTATACCTGGCCAGTTGATGGAAATACATATAATACCAGCGGAGTTTATTCCGATACACTTGCAAATTCATTAGGCTGCGACAGTATTGTTACACTTGATTTAACACTGAATCTCAGCTCTACCTCTACAATTAATGAAAGTGCATGCGACAGCTACACCTCTCCAAGTGGAAATTATACATGGACGAATAGCGGCAATTATACAGATACACTCGCAAATGCAGCGGGCTGTGATTCTATTATAACAATTGATCTTACAATCCACAACAGCACAGCAACTACAGAAAACATCAGTGCCTGTGACGACTATACCTGGCCGGTAAATGGGCAAAGCTATACCACGAGTGGAATTTATTCTGATACTTTAATAAGTGCTACAGGTTGTGATTCTGTCTTAACACTCGACCTGACTATAAACAGTAGCAATTCCATTTCTGAAACTGTTACTGCCTGTGATTCTTATACCTGGCCGGTTGATGGAAATACATATAATGCCAGCGGGATTTATTCCGATACGCTAAGCAATTCAATAGGTTGTGACAGCATACTGATTTTAGATCTTAATATAAACAGCAGCAATTCGGGTTCTGAAAATATTACTGCCTGCAATACTTATACATGGACTCTTTCAGGTGACACCTATACCCAAAGCGGTGTTTATACTGACACTTCCACCAATGCTGCAGGTTGCGACAGTATTGCAACACTCAATCTTACTATAAACAATAACAGTACAGGCTCTGCCAGCTTTACGGCTTGCGACAGCTTTACTGCTCCAAGCGGAAATTTTGTATGGACAAACAGTGGGACTTATACCGATACAATAAATGCTTCAACAGGCTGTGATTCAATAATCACTATTAATCTCACTATTAATTTCAGCAATTCATTTTCAGAAAATATTACAGAATGCTATTCTTACACTTGGCCAGTTAACGGTCAGGAATACACTACTTCGGGAACATATACTACAACTCTAAGTAATGCAGCAGGCTGCGATAGTTTACTAATACTAAACCTGAACATTCAAGAAGACATACTTACCAGTACTGATGAAACAATATGTGAAGGAGACAGCATATTTCTCAATGGAAACTGGCAGAGTGCTCCCGGAAATTATACAGATACATTCAGTACTACAAGTAGCTGCGACAGTATTGTAAGCACTACTTTATCATTGCAACCCAATTATACGGACAGCACCGAAGTCACATTAGAGCCGGGTGAATTATTCAATGGAGATATATTCGTCAGTGATACCACGCTTTTATTTCAATATTATAGTGCTGATGGATGTGACAGTATAGTGCTCACAAAGATTGAAGTGCTAAAAGAAAGTGTGGTGTTTGTACCCAATGCATTTACACCAAATGGAGATGGGATAAATGATTTGTTCAAAGTTTATGGCACAAGGATTGAGTCTATGAGACTTCAGATTTTTAATCGTTGGGGAGAAATGATTTTTGAAACAAATGAAATAGATAAAGGCTGGGATGGCACTTACAAAGGTGAAAAATTACCCGCAGGTTTGTATGTTTATATTTTAAGAGGTGTTGCTGCCAATGAATTCGTGAAAGAGGTTGGCAAAGTTTCACTTTTGAGATAAATTTTTAGTTTCCAAAAGCATAATATAACTTTTACCCCGCAATGCAAAAAACCTTAAAAATTGCTAAGTCTCTCGCAAATACTTTATAATTGATTATTCCGTATTAAATTAGCTGCTTAATCAGCTTTTTTCTGATTCTCATCAATTATTAATACAATAAATCATGGAATTCAAAGTCAATAAAAACGAAGAAGCCTGGCGAAAAGAACTCGGTGAAGAAGAATACCGGGTATTGCGCGAAAAAGGAACCGAAAGGCCCTTTAGCGGAAAATACGATGTGCATTTTGAAAAAGGTGTTTATCACTGCAAAGCCTGTGGGGAACCACTCTTTACTTCCGAATCTAAATTTGATGCCGGCTGCGGCTGGCCGAGTTTTGACCAGGCTTTTGGTAAGGATAAAATTGTTTATCAACCAGACAACAGTCTCCCTGGGAGGCCACGTACAGAAATTCTTTGTGGAAATTGTGGTGGGCACCTGGGACATGTATTTGATGATGGTCCCACTGAAACAGGAAAAAGATATTGCGTAAATTCGGTCTCAATAGATTTTAAAGAAAAAAATAAATAACATTAATGCATCTACAATCAATAATTTTTAAAATGATAAAAAAAACCATACCTCTTTTGCTTTTATTCGGCTTTGTTTACTTTGTAAGTTGTGATGCTCAAACAAACAAGCCCAATGTAAAGATCAATGAAGCACCGCCTGAGCCTTTAGATCACTATAAAATTGATGTAAAAATTACTGATCTGCCCAATCAGGAGCTGTATCTGGCTTATCACTTTGGCAATAAGCAATATATGAAGGATACCGTAGTGCTCGATGAAAATGGCACGGGCACTTTTCAAGGCGATGAAGCGTTGGACGGTGGTATCTATTTGATTGTTTTTCCCAGCAAAAAGTATTTTGAATTTGTTGTAAATAATGAGAATTTCTCTATTGAAGCCGATACAAGCAATCCAATGGAGTCTTTGAAAATTGAAGGCTCGCTGGAAAACGAGCTTTACTTGAAAGACATGGCTTTTATTCGCAAAATGCAGCAGAAAAAGAAAACCCTTCAAAATCAACAGAGCAAAGAGGGCATTAAGGAAAAAGAAAAAAAAGAGATCAAAGCTGAACTGGAAAGGCTGGACGAAGAAGTGAAAGCTTTTCGCGAAGAATTGATCACACAAAATGAAGGTTTCTTTTATCCCAAATTCTTAAAGGCACTGGAAGATCCTGAGATTCCGGAAGAGGTGAAAAACAATACTGCCGACTCCAATGCTTCTTTTTACTATTACAGAAACCACTATTTCGAGAATATGGATTTTTCTGATGACCGCTTACTGCGCACACCTTCTATGCATAATAAAGTGGTCTATTATATTGACAAACTCACCCCGCAATCACCTGACTCATTGAACAAAGCAGTGGATTTAGTTTTGCAAAGGGCTAAGAAAAATGATGATGTATTTCAGTATTTCACTGTTTTTTTACTTAATAAATTTGCCAAATCCAAAGTTATGGGCTTTGACAATGTATATGTTCACCTTGTTGAAAATTACTACGCCAGTGGCGATGCATGGTGGGTAGATTCTACTGATTTGTACAGAATTACAAGCAGAGCCAAAGAATTGAAACCAACCCTTGTAGGGCAAAAAGCTCCTACCCTTGTACTGAAAAATGAAAATGATAAGATTGTAGCCATCAATAATCTTCCCAATAAATATACCCTGCTTTATTTTTACGATCCCGATTGTGGCCATTGCAAAAAGGAAACACCAAAAATGGTGAAAGCAGTAAATGAAGCCAAAGAAAAGAACATTGATATACAGCCTGTTGCAGTATCCATTGATTCTGATGAAGAAAAATGGCATAAGTTTATGAAAGAATATGGAGTAGATACCTGGATCAATTTGGCAGATTTGAACTACCGCAACAATTTCAGGGAGATTTATGACTTGCAAAGTACGCCCAGAGCATTTTTATTAGACAGTGATAAAAAGATTATCGCTAAACGATTTGACAGCAATCAATTGATCAACATTCTAAATCAACACGAAAAAATAGAACAGAAAAAGGCAGGAAAATAATATTTTGTTTCCACTTGAATCAAGTATTTCTATGTTTTTTCTAAATGGGAAACAATGCTTTCTTTGATGTGCTTGTAAAAACATTCCAAAAAAGCCCGGTTTCCGGCAGCTGTAAAATGCCCGTCTAAATTGTAATAAAGTGCTTTATTAAATGACTTTAATTGCACAGCCATACAAGTGTCGTTTTCTGTCACTGTAAGTGCTTTTGTTTTTATAAGCTGATTCCATTTATCATTGAAGTCTCTTGCTCTGTCCCTGTCAAAATCAATACCTACAGCCTTAAGCATTTCGCTTTCTCCGGAAGACAAGGTTCCTCTGAAAGGAATCGTGGTAAAAATGCATTTCACTCCATATTCAGTACAGAGTTGCTCAATTCCATTCATGTTTTCTTTATAATCAGTAGCTAATTCCTCTAAATCAAATGAAGGACGAAACAGCGAATCTGTCCAATTCGGGAATCGCATATTCATATCCATCATCCAGGGATTGATTTGCCCTTCGTTAAAATATTGCTGCACAGTATCGGGCAATGTTTGAAAAAATAAAGCAGCAGGTTTTGGCCATTGTTGCTTGATTCTTTTGGCCTGAGCTTTCCATTCAGGGTCTATTTTATTTTCCTCCAGTGGGATTGCCTCTATACGCTCAGTAATATTTGGAAACAGTATGTACCTGAGGCGTTCAAGCAAGCTACCTCCTCTTTGACTGGATTTGTTACTAATTAAATTCTCATGAAGAGCAAGCTGAAAAAGGTCTTCAAATTGAAGAGTGGCAACAATAAGAAAATCTGGCTGCCACTGGGGAATCATTTTACGTGCTACTTTAAGATAATCTACCGGATGATGTCCGCCCTTGCCCCAGTTCAATACTTCAGTATTTATTGCATTTTCCTGCATTTTATTTTGCAACAGAAATGGCCAGCTCTGCTCCTGCTCTATGCCCCAGCCTAATGTAAAGGAATCGCCAATGCAGGCTATACGCGTCTTATTCTTTTCCTTTTGAACGGCATTGCTTCCCCTAAAACCATATTCATTGATTTGAAGCTTAAAATCCATTTCAAAACTTTGATAATGCACCATTTTATTGG encodes the following:
- a CDS encoding YdcF family protein; translation: MWKFLKISTSLLLISIFLVALFAYYNFALLPKKHYKAAIETPKVYDAIIVPGVPLEDKDWSEIMQMRVFWSYHLYQKGIAKNIIYSGSAVYTPFYESKVMALYAKELGIPEANIFEDSLAEHSTENLYYSWKLAQKLGFEKVALTSDPFQSMMLTTFAKREALPVDFLPFIFDMLNKEIKLYTPKIDIEKARKQNFEALPEREDFFERFKGTLGKKLIEEPY
- a CDS encoding T9SS type A sorting domain-containing protein, with the translated sequence MNKFYHFSLTAVLFFLINTTYGQNPPDYEQRRDTYIDTALANFDPNAITLQAYRGETIDQSTLNNTYGIMHTKSTIDFNIVKLVRVLFLGNGTHDSDILNALDPIPFWYNYSDTLRGYWSENHMIMWMSSDWLLHESYGKTVDNNLENRLKHYLQLKIDYGFYEFFSSTYMPYCLSGLLNLADFAQDPIIKDLATQAAQRLLTELLMVTNDKGVFYPAAGRNYYGKYENPYNQNHYNLVYLLKGFGPVPSKASHGGGFLASSGIDVSDVISSWRAEMDTIYKIGHSIDSVKIIHQNQSHVDRIMFQWSSGCYFHPDFAQETAQLHADSNTWDHVDFEQLNILSGLDPATIGSLAAQLTSISESSVIAGQSVAIYKNRSVVLTSIQDFWKGKLGYQQFPLAATIENTAVFPVSGALVNSWGDKPSSNANDHLPYVEQKSNVALMMYRGEEKPSLFGNTIGSVSLHWFENDFDEITTNGLWLLGRVNSSYVAVKRHCEDKDMGLYACHQRDGQSWAVIVGNDSMYGSFSNFQAIVDQAAFEENWYFDESTSEWVYYASIEFDNKTISHEWRNPERYTSIKDIEVKDVDFQVYPNPAQNQVNIDLSGMHSQNLRLSVSNMLGQTIYRENNIGTNQSKTLDVTDWSEGVYFISIEDTDQQKRYTKKLIKVD
- a CDS encoding fibrobacter succinogenes major paralogous domain-containing protein, coding for MKNIIFIFYIISLLYSNTLFAQIVQNDTSICAGDSVMIQFIVPCYDSIYNENLTYGVVADVEGNEYKTIQIGTQEWMAQNLKTGTYNNGDPIIRVADNTQWSNLDQNQTGAWAYFDNDSATYDCPYGKLYNFYALEDPRGICPSGWHIPTDAEWNTLRDFLDPAAIGNNNIAGGMMKSVGTMYWAAPNTGATNSSGWSGLPGGYRFSNPGVFASFGSGGFWWSASSRGRSLAFDDAVLLDYNPNDKRFGLSCRCIKD
- a CDS encoding gliding motility-associated C-terminal domain-containing protein; this translates as MKIIVRNIIILILLLLPATLCAQVDPIYQWSNGDTTAIINVSPAQTTVYYVTVTYGSRVIYDSITVEVDSNTYSTDTVTACGSYTWRDSITYTSNNNTATDTILNSAGCDSIITLDLTILSPTYATINESACDTFVSPSGNYTWTSSGTYNDTLVNSEGCDSVITINLDIIGGNLNTESITACDSYTWPVNGQTYLNSGSYNDTLTSSQGCDSVLVLDLTINNSTSSSQTVSECNAYTWQVNGQTYTASGIYRDTLLNSVNCDSVLTLDLTILNSSTSTINEMACDSFISPSGNYTWTSSGSYNDTLVNSQGCDSLITVNLTVNYSSSNSENITACDEYTWPVNGQTYTTGGSYSDTLQSTAGCDSILVLNLTINNSTSSTNTVNTCDDYTWAVNGNTYTQSGIYYDTIPNAIACDSFLTLDLTIDNSIVNTTDTTVCDEYTWPVDGQSYDSSGTYRDTLLSSTGCDSILVLNLTIIPNTIYNSSQTVCDAFTWSLNGQTYTNSGTYYDTTAMAVCDSIVELDLTILNSTSSNINETACDSFVSPSGNYTWTSSGTYNDTLLNAVGCDSLISVNLTINNSSNSTDNISTCNSYTWPVNGQTYTTSGTYADTLQSVAGCDSILTLILNIGSSYSGFDTVVSCNSYTWPVNGITYTNGGTYYDTIGSGIGCDSTFQLDLTLNFNSSSSENITACDEYTWPVNGQNYTTSGVYSDTLTNTAACDSVLTLDLTINSSNSISETVTACDSYTWPVDGNTYNTSGVYSDTLANSLGCDSIVTLDLTLNLSSTSTINESACDSYTSPSGNYTWTNSGNYTDTLANAAGCDSIITIDLTIHNSTATTENISACDDYTWPVNGQSYTTSGIYSDTLISATGCDSVLTLDLTINSSNSISETVTACDSYTWPVDGNTYNASGIYSDTLSNSIGCDSILILDLNINSSNSGSENITACNTYTWTLSGDTYTQSGVYTDTSTNAAGCDSIATLNLTINNNSTGSASFTACDSFTAPSGNFVWTNSGTYTDTINASTGCDSIITINLTINFSNSFSENITECYSYTWPVNGQEYTTSGTYTTTLSNAAGCDSLLILNLNIQEDILTSTDETICEGDSIFLNGNWQSAPGNYTDTFSTTSSCDSIVSTTLSLQPNYTDSTEVTLEPGELFNGDIFVSDTTLLFQYYSADGCDSIVLTKIEVLKESVVFVPNAFTPNGDGINDLFKVYGTRIESMRLQIFNRWGEMIFETNEIDKGWDGTYKGEKLPAGLYVYILRGVAANEFVKEVGKVSLLR
- the msrB gene encoding peptide-methionine (R)-S-oxide reductase MsrB, encoding MEFKVNKNEEAWRKELGEEEYRVLREKGTERPFSGKYDVHFEKGVYHCKACGEPLFTSESKFDAGCGWPSFDQAFGKDKIVYQPDNSLPGRPRTEILCGNCGGHLGHVFDDGPTETGKRYCVNSVSIDFKEKNK
- a CDS encoding SAM-dependent chlorinase/fluorinase, producing the protein MKLPIALLTDFGNKDWYVPVMKSVIYSINPNVPIIDISHEVFSHGVDDAAFVLWNAHRYFPQKTVFCVVIDPGVGTLRKIIAVETEKHILVAPDNGVLDIVLSESKIIQMTEVKNVKFFLDEVSATFHGRDVFAPVAAHISKGEELRSFGDNISIPEYQSPFYRINAAENGHYLGKIIYIDKFGNLISNFMIKGKANGRVILNDIIIPQISNTFSDVEIGQVLAYVGSSGFLEIAIRNGSAKQILGLSYLDGIELTIT